In the genome of Paenibacillus sp. GP183, the window TATTTTGATCGTACCCTCAGGGGGGACGGTATAAGGGAGATCGACTTTCAGTAAAGTCCGATCCTCTTGATTACCGTCATCAGGCTGTACAAATTGCATGTGGGATGTCAATTGTTCTCCTTGTTCGGTTTCCATCCTTGAAATCTGGATGTTACCTAAGTCATCCGGTAACGTTGGTTTCGGAAATCCATCCGCTAACCTTTCCTTCCAAAAAGTCGTATTTGTGGACTCGAATGCATTCGGGTACATGTGAAAATATAACTCCTTGACCGGTCCCTTCGCTGGATTTTTCCACTTTATAGTTTCTGTCCCGGTTAACGTTTTATGTTGACCATCAACCGATACCTGAATGTTGTAATTGGCAACCCGGTTGCTAAGGTAATACTTACTCACGGATGGGTTTTGAAGTTCCTCATCAGGCCGCTTTTTTAACTCCAATGTCGATACTTTTTCTGAAAGAGACTTTACAAATTGTGCCGCCTCAGCCCTAGTTAAATTACCAGCCACCTCGTATCCACGTAGGGTCTTCCCATTTCGGCCATTAGAGAGGCCCATATCGTATAAGAAAGCAATGGCCCCATTGGTATCATAGTGGTTTCCGAAGGCACCCACGATGAGCTCGGCAACATGGCCACGGGCAATGGGAGTGGCCGCCAAAGCAGCAAGAGGCATGTTAAACTGTTTCGCGACAACATAATACGGATATGTCCAGTTATTTGGAGTTGAAGGATTCTTTTTAACTATTTCCATAGCGTTCGGGTATAACCGAAGTAGTATTGCAAGGAACTCTGCTTCCGTTACGATGTTGTCCGGTCTAAATGTTCCATCTTCGTACCCTTGAACTATTTTTTGATCAGTCGCCCACTTTATTGTCACTTCAGCCCAGTGACCTTTAATATCGGAAAATGAATCGGTCGCTGCAAATACAGATAATACGTTCTGAGAAACTAAAGTAGCTGTAATGATGATTATTACTAAAAATTTATTGAAACGAATCATAGCAGGCACCCCGTTACTTAAGTATGGATCAGAGTAATACACAATTTAGGGTTCTGGTGCAAAAATATTTTTACATCCCGTATGTAGTGTTAACTTAATGCCAAATGAAATTTTAGGGCACTATATATTGTGGTTATAAAAATTTTTGCACCAGAACCTTTCCGCGTCCTATCCTTACAAAAGCGCGGTGCACAGAAATCGGTTGAACATTTATTCCAATGTCAAGTTAATTCATATTTTACTGATACACAATGAAATTAGCATGAAAAATTTAGGAGAATTAAGATCAGATGAGACATATGTACAAAAACCATTATTTTATGAACATGTCCATGCTCTTATTTCGTTACCTTGCCCATCTATTTCGGGAAATCCGAAGAAAAACAAAGAACGGCCCTTTCGCAAACGATGCGAACAAAGCCGTTTTTTGCTATTGTTCCATGGAAGCTAAATCGTCTGCCACGGCGAAATTTGAGGGAATATCGGTGTTGAAATTCTAAGTAAGATTGCTGCAAGGTATCCGTATCACACGTAAGGCGAAATCACTTGTGGTAGTTTTCACCGTATCGGGTCTAACGGCGAAAAATACGAAAGGAGCTGCCGCCAGCTCCATAAGATTTTGCTGCCGAAATGATGTTTCACACTGTAAAACAAAAATAACCCACATGAGGGGCAAATTTTTCTAACTGCCCCTCTTATGGGTTATCTCCCTAGTACACTACTTTTTTATCGATTCATTTGCTTTTTTAATTTGTTTATTTGTATTTGCAACAGCCTGATCCATTGCTTCACGTGGATTTTTACCATTGAATACCATTTCTTCGGCAGCTTGCAGATCATTACGAAGCTGTGGAAGTTGCGACAATAATGGGCCGGCGGTTGCTTCTGTTTGCTTGGAATTTTTAAATTGATCCGCTGCCACTTTTAATTGAGGCGTTTTTGCATAAATCGCCTGCATTGTATTTGTTTCAAATGATTTTGTATTAATAGGGAAGTAACCTGTATCGCCTGCCCAAACAGCTTGTACCTCTGCAGAGGTTGCGTATTGCATGAATTTCATAGTAGCTTCTCTTTCTTTTGCAGGAAGCCCTTTAGACACAACTAATGCTCCGCCGCCTGCATATACTCCTTGAGGTTCCTTGCCTTCAGAATGAGGTAGATAGGCTATGCCGACTTCAAAAGGCGCGCTCGTAACCAATTTAGCGGCAGTGGCGGATGTTGAAATGAACATCGCAATGTCTTTTTTATAAAATCCAGTAACGATATTATCAATGTTTTTTCCATAATTTACGAATTGGTCGGCTTTAATCAGATCATGCAGCCAAGTAAAGATCGTTAAAATTTCATTTTGATAAGCTACTTCGGTAGTACGACTTGTGCGGCCGTTAGCATTGTTGACAACAAGTCCACCCATATTGGTTACCATTTGGTCCAGAGCATAGCCATATACAGGCTTGGTAAATGCTCTCATCCCATTATTCGACGCTTTAATTTTAGGGCCTGCTTTTAAAATTTCTTCATACGTGGAAGGAGCTTTATCATATCCGGCATTTTTCAATGCTTCTACATTATAGTAGAGAACAGGTGAAGATGCATTGAATGGCATCGCATACAGCGTTTTATTTACTGTATAGAAGTTTACCACTTGCGGGATCAAATCATCGAGCTTATAGTTATAATCTTTAACCTGGTTGGATACAGGTTCGATCAATTGTGAATCGATCATCGATTGCAAATTTTGTTCACCGATTTGAATTAAAGATGGACGACCTGCTCCACCGTTCATGTTGAAGAATTTAGAGGTGGATTCGTCATAGCTCCCTTGATTTTCAGCGACTACAACGACTTCTTTTTGGCTAGCGTTAAATCCGTTTACAATTTTTTCTAAATTCGCTTGATTCGCACCACTCATTGAATGCCAGAACAATACTTTTGTAGGGTTTCCATCGGTTGTAGAAGATTGTGTAGCTTTTGGCGCGTTAGATTCCTTTGAACCAGTGCTTGCTCCGGTTCCACAACCAGTCAGAACGACCATGGCCGATAATACAGTTACCATTACTCTTTTCAACATGTTGAAGTCTCCTCGTCGGTTTTTTTATTTATTTGAGAGCGCCTTTGGTAAGACCCTCTTGCAAACGGCTTTGGCCAGCAAAAATCAAAATAAGGGTAGGCAATGCGACAATCATAGCCCCGGCAGTAATCATGCCATAATCATTTAAAACTTCTGTTGTCGCCAACTGTCGTAAGCCGATTTGCACCGTGCGTACCGTTGTATTAGTCGTAGCAAGCAAGGGCCACATATAAGCATTCCAACTGACCAGAAAGTTATAAATTGCCAAAGTTACGATACTGTTTTTGGACATGGGAACAGCTACTTTTCGAAAAAAACGAAAATCTCCTATTCCTGCGAGATGACTGGCTTCCTTTAACTCATAAGGGATCTGCTTGAAGTTTTGCCTCAGCAAAAAGATACCAAAGGTAGAGGCGAGACCTGGAAGAATCAGGCCTGAATAAGTATTAAGCATGTTCCATAATCGCAGAGTCTGAAAGTTTGAAATGACCAAAGCCTCTGATGGTATCATCATGGTTGCCATAAAAAAGAGAAAGATTATATTTTTTCCTTTGAAGTTAATGAAGACAAAGGCATAAGCTGCTAGTAGAGCCAAGACAATCTGCAACACGGTCATTATGATAGAAACAACTACCGAGTTGATTATATAGTGCATCAACGGCTGGGCTTTAAATGCGTTCTCGTAATTTCCAAAGGACAACCGGCCAGGAATATATAATCCGTTCATAATATCCGTATTGTTCGAAAAGCTCAATAATATGGCAAAAATGACAGGAAAGAAAACCGTAAACGCACAAATCGACAAGATGGCATACAAAATAATTTTTTTTGATAGCGGCATTGTCATTGATAGGTTACCCATCTTTCTGTCAGTTTGATCTGTAAACGGGAAACAATGAATATCATTATAAACAAAACGACGCCCTGTGCCGTTGCACTTCCATACTGGAAGTTGACAAATGCTTCGGTATATATGCTATAAACAAGCAAATTGGTACTATTGACAGGTCCTCCCCTGGTTAACATATCAATGACTCCAAAAGATTGGAAGGCATAGATGATCGATATAGTCAACACAAAAAACAAAGTTGGTGATAACAGGGGAATGGTGATTTTTCTTAACTTGAACCAGAAACCTCCGCCGACAATATCGGCGCTCTGATAGTAGGAACTGTCTATGTTTTTTAATCCCCCTATTAACACTAAGTAAGAGAACCCTATGTTCATCCAGACGGAAACAAGCGACACGGAGAGCATGGCATATGAAGGGCTTGTCAACCATCCAATTGGAGCTCCGCCAAAAAAGGCTATCAACTTATTGAGGATGCCAACCGTCGGATGGAACAAAAAACTCCAAAACACGGATCCAGCCGCAACCGATACCCCCATCGTAGAAGAGAATATCGTTTGAAAAATTCCCATCCCTTTTAATTTTTCAATGGAAATAACCGCCAGAAACAATGAAATTACGATAGTCAAGGGAACTGTGATCAGGGTATACAAGAAAGTAGCTTTGATGCTCGTAAGGTACACCGGATCATTAAATAGTTCTGTGTAATTTTGAAATGCAACAAATTTTGTCAAGAATCCGCGGTTGTCGGACAAAAATAAGCTTTGGATTATCGTTTGTATGAATGGATAAATAACGAAAATAAGGAACAGGATTAGAGAGGGGAGTATATACAGCATCCCTTTCC includes:
- a CDS encoding ABC transporter substrate-binding protein, translated to MLKRVMVTVLSAMVVLTGCGTGASTGSKESNAPKATQSSTTDGNPTKVLFWHSMSGANQANLEKIVNGFNASQKEVVVVAENQGSYDESTSKFFNMNGGAGRPSLIQIGEQNLQSMIDSQLIEPVSNQVKDYNYKLDDLIPQVVNFYTVNKTLYAMPFNASSPVLYYNVEALKNAGYDKAPSTYEEILKAGPKIKASNNGMRAFTKPVYGYALDQMVTNMGGLVVNNANGRTSRTTEVAYQNEILTIFTWLHDLIKADQFVNYGKNIDNIVTGFYKKDIAMFISTSATAAKLVTSAPFEVGIAYLPHSEGKEPQGVYAGGGALVVSKGLPAKEREATMKFMQYATSAEVQAVWAGDTGYFPINTKSFETNTMQAIYAKTPQLKVAADQFKNSKQTEATAGPLLSQLPQLRNDLQAAEEMVFNGKNPREAMDQAVANTNKQIKKANESIKK
- a CDS encoding carbohydrate ABC transporter permease, which translates into the protein MNGLYIPGRLSFGNYENAFKAQPLMHYIINSVVVSIIMTVLQIVLALLAAYAFVFINFKGKNIIFLFFMATMMIPSEALVISNFQTLRLWNMLNTYSGLILPGLASTFGIFLLRQNFKQIPYELKEASHLAGIGDFRFFRKVAVPMSKNSIVTLAIYNFLVSWNAYMWPLLATTNTTVRTVQIGLRQLATTEVLNDYGMITAGAMIVALPTLILIFAGQSRLQEGLTKGALK
- a CDS encoding sugar ABC transporter permease, with protein sequence MGEGFEQELLLKKRKQERTNFWKGMLYILPSLILFLIFVIYPFIQTIIQSLFLSDNRGFLTKFVAFQNYTELFNDPVYLTSIKATFLYTLITVPLTIVISLFLAVISIEKLKGMGIFQTIFSSTMGVSVAAGSVFWSFLFHPTVGILNKLIAFFGGAPIGWLTSPSYAMLSVSLVSVWMNIGFSYLVLIGGLKNIDSSYYQSADIVGGGFWFKLRKITIPLLSPTLFFVLTISIIYAFQSFGVIDMLTRGGPVNSTNLLVYSIYTEAFVNFQYGSATAQGVVLFIMIFIVSRLQIKLTERWVTYQ